The following proteins are co-located in the Micromonospora coriariae genome:
- a CDS encoding ABC transporter ATP-binding protein gives MGVEVAVRGLTKSFGGQPVWSDVSLTLPAGEISVLLGPSGTGKSVFLKTLVGLLRPDAGSIWIEGKDLPRLSERALYEVRKLFGVLFQDGALFGSMTIYDNVAFPLREHTRKSESQIREVVTEKLDMVGLVGAEQKLPGEISGGMRKRAGLARALVLDPRIVLFDEPDSGLDPVRTAYLNQLIIDLNQRTGATFLIVTHDINTARTVPDNIGLIYHGHLAMFGSREMLLSSTEPVVRQFLNAQRFGPIGMAEEKDAEELQAEADAGVELPPLPPIPLQLPPSDGLPRAAERPPGQWCREHGVTPPSGSFAGPADSGVPTSGGPPPGNGRR, from the coding sequence ATGGGCGTCGAGGTGGCGGTGCGGGGGCTGACGAAGTCCTTCGGTGGCCAGCCGGTCTGGTCGGACGTGAGCCTGACCCTGCCGGCCGGCGAGATATCCGTGCTGCTCGGCCCGTCCGGCACCGGCAAGTCGGTGTTCCTCAAGACGCTGGTGGGGCTGCTCCGCCCCGATGCCGGGTCGATCTGGATCGAGGGCAAGGATCTGCCCCGGCTCTCCGAGCGGGCGCTGTACGAGGTGCGCAAGCTGTTCGGGGTGCTGTTCCAGGACGGCGCGCTGTTCGGCTCGATGACGATCTACGACAACGTCGCCTTCCCGCTGCGGGAGCACACCCGCAAATCCGAGTCCCAGATCCGCGAGGTGGTCACCGAAAAGCTCGACATGGTCGGCCTGGTCGGTGCCGAACAGAAACTGCCGGGGGAGATTTCCGGTGGGATGCGCAAGCGAGCCGGCCTGGCCCGCGCCCTCGTGCTCGACCCGCGCATAGTCCTCTTCGACGAGCCCGACTCCGGGCTGGACCCGGTGCGCACCGCGTACCTGAACCAGCTGATCATCGACCTCAACCAGCGGACCGGGGCGACCTTTCTGATCGTCACGCACGACATCAACACCGCGCGTACGGTGCCGGACAACATCGGCCTGATCTACCACGGGCATCTGGCCATGTTCGGGTCGCGGGAGATGCTGCTGTCCAGCACCGAGCCGGTGGTGCGGCAGTTCCTCAACGCCCAGCGCTTCGGACCGATCGGCATGGCCGAGGAGAAGGACGCCGAGGAGCTGCAAGCCGAGGCGGACGCCGGTGTGGAGCTGCCACCGCTGCCACCCATTCCGCTGCAACTGCCGCCGTCGGACGGACTGCCGCGCGCCGCCGAGCGGCCGCCGGGGCAGTGGTGCCGGGAGCACGGCGTCACGCCGCCCTCCGGCTCGTTCGCCGGGCCGGCCGACAGCGGTGTGCCCACTTCGGGTGGTCCGCCGCCCGGGAACGGGCGGAGGTGA
- a CDS encoding MlaE family ABC transporter permease, protein MSGPVTAIRHTGEFFAFCLDTLRGLGRRPVQVREFVQQAWFISSVSILPAALVSIPFGAVIALQLGSLVRQLGAQSFTGAASVLAVVREAGPIVTALIIAGAGGSAICADLGSRKIREELDAMQVLGIDPVHRLVVPRVLASMLVAVLLNGLVSVVGVTGGYLFNVVLQGGTPGAYLASFQALGQLPDLLVGEVKALLFGAAAALVASYKGMTAKGGPKGVGDAVNQSVVITFMLLFALNFIVTAVYFQVVPQKGS, encoded by the coding sequence ATGAGCGGACCCGTCACCGCCATACGCCACACCGGTGAGTTCTTCGCGTTCTGCCTGGACACCCTGCGCGGCCTCGGCCGGCGACCGGTGCAGGTCCGCGAGTTCGTCCAGCAGGCCTGGTTCATCAGCTCGGTGTCGATCCTGCCCGCCGCGCTCGTCTCCATCCCCTTCGGCGCGGTCATCGCGTTGCAGCTCGGCTCACTGGTCCGCCAGCTCGGCGCGCAGTCGTTCACCGGAGCGGCGTCGGTGCTCGCGGTGGTCCGCGAGGCCGGGCCGATCGTCACCGCGCTGATCATCGCCGGCGCCGGTGGCTCGGCGATCTGCGCCGACCTCGGCTCCCGGAAGATCCGGGAGGAGCTCGACGCGATGCAGGTGTTGGGCATCGACCCCGTCCACCGCCTCGTGGTGCCCCGCGTGCTCGCCTCGATGCTGGTCGCCGTGCTGCTCAACGGACTGGTCAGCGTGGTCGGGGTGACCGGTGGCTACCTGTTCAACGTGGTCCTGCAGGGCGGCACGCCCGGCGCGTACCTGGCCAGCTTCCAGGCCCTGGGGCAACTGCCCGACCTGCTGGTGGGAGAGGTCAAGGCGCTGCTGTTCGGCGCTGCCGCCGCGCTGGTCGCCTCGTACAAGGGGATGACCGCCAAGGGCGGCCCCAAGGGGGTCGGCGATGCGGTCAACCAGAGCGTGGTGATCACCTTCATGCTGCTGTTCGCGCTGAACTTCATCGTCACGGCCGTGTACTTCCAGGTCGTACCGCAGAAGGGAAGCTGA
- a CDS encoding MlaE family ABC transporter permease codes for MPALRQLDNLGGQLAFYLRAIAWAPRTVRRYKREVIRLLAEVSFGSGALAVLGGTVGVICFLTFFTGTEVGLQGYQALNQLGSSAFTGFVSAYFNTREISPLVAALALSATVGCGFTAQLGAMRISEEVDALEVMGVPSLPFLVTTRMIAGFIAVIPLYVVGLLASYLATRTIAVFYFGQSAGTYDYYFHLFLPPQDVLWSFGKVLVFSVIVVLVHCYYGYTASGGPAGVGVAVGRAVRLAIVAVNIVDFFLSLAIWGATTTVRIAG; via the coding sequence GTGCCGGCGCTGCGCCAGCTCGACAATCTGGGCGGACAGCTCGCCTTCTACCTGCGGGCGATCGCCTGGGCGCCGCGCACCGTGCGCCGCTACAAGCGCGAGGTGATCCGGCTGCTGGCGGAGGTGAGCTTCGGCTCCGGCGCGCTCGCCGTGCTCGGGGGCACCGTCGGTGTCATCTGCTTCCTGACGTTCTTCACCGGCACCGAGGTCGGGCTCCAGGGCTACCAGGCGCTCAACCAGCTGGGCAGCAGCGCCTTCACCGGTTTCGTCTCGGCGTACTTCAACACGCGTGAGATCTCCCCACTGGTCGCGGCGCTGGCCCTGTCGGCCACCGTGGGCTGCGGGTTCACCGCCCAACTCGGGGCGATGCGAATCTCCGAGGAGGTGGACGCCCTCGAGGTGATGGGGGTGCCATCGCTGCCGTTCCTGGTCACCACCCGCATGATCGCCGGATTCATCGCGGTCATCCCGCTGTACGTGGTGGGGCTGCTCGCCAGCTACCTGGCCACCCGCACCATCGCCGTCTTCTACTTCGGACAGTCGGCCGGGACGTACGACTACTACTTCCACCTGTTCCTGCCGCCGCAGGACGTGCTCTGGTCCTTCGGCAAGGTGCTGGTGTTCAGCGTGATCGTGGTGCTGGTGCACTGCTACTACGGCTACACCGCCAGCGGTGGGCCCGCCGGCGTCGGCGTCGCGGTCGGACGGGCCGTGCGGCTCGCCATCGTCGCGGTCAACATCGTCGACTTCTTCCTGTCGCTGGCCATCTGGGGCGCCACCACCACCGTCCGGATCGCGGGGTGA
- a CDS encoding MCE family protein — protein MRHRILGIVFIVVLSAALTASVLQYRKAFTPVTWVTLQAGRSGLQLSPGADVKVRGVVVGEVRSVASAGAGASIRLALDPATTPRIPADVTARLLPKTLFGERYVELVPPAGANGTPIGDGAVITQDRSRTAVELERVLDEALPLLQAVRPDQLAATLGAIATALDGRGEQLGANVERLGAYLRQLNPAMPAITEDVRKLAVVLDSYDAALPDLLALLRDVTVTARTVTDQRAQLAGFLADTTDTADATRGFLDRHGDQLIELGQVSRPVLELLATYAPEYPCLMSGLVALQPHVEEAFAGGRMHITLEVTRDGGRYEKGRDEPVYGAHDGPQCRGLPQPGRPAPGVSIVDGYDHGGARPRTPLPVGLPAAVPASGSPEMGQAATGEERVLVKPLVGAVTGILPAEVPDIAVLLWGPLLRGGVVNAR, from the coding sequence ATGAGACATCGCATTCTCGGCATCGTCTTCATCGTCGTGCTGAGCGCGGCGTTGACCGCCTCCGTGCTGCAGTACCGCAAGGCGTTCACGCCGGTCACCTGGGTCACCCTGCAGGCCGGCCGGTCCGGCCTGCAGCTCAGCCCGGGCGCCGACGTCAAGGTCCGCGGGGTCGTCGTCGGCGAGGTCCGCTCGGTCGCCAGCGCGGGCGCGGGCGCGAGCATCCGGCTGGCCCTGGACCCGGCCACCACGCCGCGGATCCCCGCCGACGTCACCGCGCGGCTGCTGCCCAAGACGCTCTTCGGCGAGCGGTACGTCGAACTCGTGCCGCCGGCCGGCGCCAACGGCACACCGATCGGTGACGGCGCGGTCATCACCCAGGACCGCAGCCGCACCGCCGTCGAGCTGGAACGCGTCCTCGACGAGGCGCTGCCACTGCTCCAGGCGGTGCGGCCCGACCAGCTCGCCGCGACGCTGGGCGCGATCGCCACCGCGCTCGACGGACGCGGCGAGCAGCTCGGCGCGAACGTCGAGCGGCTCGGTGCGTACCTGCGGCAGCTGAACCCGGCGATGCCGGCCATCACCGAGGACGTGCGGAAGCTCGCCGTCGTGCTGGACAGTTACGACGCCGCGCTGCCCGACCTGCTGGCCCTGCTGCGGGACGTCACAGTCACCGCCCGAACCGTCACCGACCAGCGTGCACAGCTGGCGGGGTTCCTCGCCGACACCACCGACACCGCCGACGCCACCCGCGGTTTCCTCGACCGGCACGGCGACCAGCTCATCGAGCTCGGCCAGGTGAGCCGCCCGGTGTTGGAGTTGCTCGCCACGTACGCCCCCGAGTATCCGTGCCTGATGAGCGGCCTGGTCGCCCTGCAACCCCACGTCGAGGAGGCCTTCGCCGGCGGGCGGATGCACATCACCCTGGAGGTCACCCGCGACGGTGGCAGGTACGAGAAGGGCCGCGACGAGCCCGTCTACGGCGCGCACGACGGGCCGCAGTGCCGGGGCCTGCCGCAACCGGGGAGGCCGGCGCCCGGCGTGTCGATCGTCGACGGTTACGACCACGGCGGCGCTCGCCCGCGTACCCCCTTGCCGGTCGGCCTGCCGGCAGCCGTGCCCGCCAGCGGCTCCCCGGAGATGGGCCAGGCCGCCACCGGCGAGGAACGCGTGCTGGTCAAGCCGCTCGTCGGTGCCGTCACCGGCATCCTGCCCGCGGAGGTTCCCGACATCGCGGTCCTGCTCTGGGGGCCGTTGCTCAGGGGAGGGGTGGTGAACGCGCGATGA
- a CDS encoding MCE family protein, producing the protein MSTRTIAPLLKLAVFAAVTLLLTALLAQTLGAFPSGGVTYRARFTDVTGLLPGDDVRVAGVQVGRVRDIKVVDDTLAEVAFTVTSDIPVGTSVRAKIRYRNLVGQRYVALSEGPGEGRPLRPDGLIPLGQTTPALDLTVLFNGFRPLFTALDPEDVNKLAYEIIQVLQGEGGTVSSLLRRTASLTNTLADRDAVIGRVITNLNGVLGTLAERDQNLDQSISQLQQFVSGLSADRTAIGESLVSIGELTTATSSLLRDVRPPLAADVRALDELSGTLNRNAAVIDSTLGRLPERYESLTRVASYGSWFNFYLCDFDGNLAVSGRAPLDLPTFSAPAARCAGGSQ; encoded by the coding sequence ATGAGCACCAGAACGATTGCACCACTGCTCAAGCTGGCGGTCTTCGCCGCGGTGACCCTGCTGCTGACGGCACTGCTCGCGCAGACCCTCGGCGCCTTTCCATCGGGGGGCGTCACCTACCGGGCCCGGTTCACCGACGTCACCGGTCTGCTCCCCGGCGACGACGTCCGCGTCGCCGGTGTGCAGGTCGGCCGGGTCCGCGACATCAAAGTCGTCGACGACACGCTCGCCGAGGTGGCCTTCACGGTCACCTCCGACATCCCGGTGGGCACCAGCGTCCGCGCCAAGATCCGCTACCGCAACCTGGTGGGCCAGCGGTACGTGGCGCTGAGCGAGGGGCCGGGGGAGGGGCGTCCACTGCGCCCGGACGGCCTGATTCCGCTCGGCCAGACGACGCCGGCACTGGACCTCACTGTGCTGTTCAACGGGTTCCGGCCCCTGTTCACGGCGCTCGACCCGGAGGACGTCAACAAGCTCGCCTACGAGATCATCCAGGTGCTGCAGGGCGAGGGCGGCACGGTCAGCAGCCTGCTGCGACGCACCGCGTCGCTGACCAACACCCTCGCCGACCGGGACGCCGTCATCGGGCGGGTCATCACCAACCTCAACGGCGTGCTGGGCACACTGGCCGAACGGGACCAGAACCTGGACCAGAGCATCAGTCAGCTGCAGCAGTTCGTCTCCGGGCTGTCCGCCGACCGCACGGCCATCGGCGAGTCGCTGGTCAGCATCGGTGAACTCACCACCGCCACGTCGTCGCTGCTGCGCGACGTACGACCACCGCTCGCCGCGGACGTGCGCGCCCTGGACGAGCTCTCCGGCACCCTCAACCGCAACGCGGCCGTCATCGACAGCACCCTCGGCCGGCTGCCCGAGCGGTACGAGTCCCTGACCCGGGTCGCGTCCTACGGCTCGTGGTTCAACTTCTACCTCTGCGACTTCGACGGCAACCTGGCGGTGTCGGGCCGCGCACCGCTCGACCTGCCCACCTTCAGCGCCCCGGCCGCCCGATGCGCCGGAGGCAGCCAGTGA
- a CDS encoding MCE family protein: MTPFRERNPVIVGTLGLALIIAVLLSAFQLDRLADLTGRGYQAAFHDASGLVTGNEVRVAGVRVGKVTAVELARDGAAYVRVGFRVDDDSVRLGTDTGATIRIKTVLGQKYLALSPAGPGRLREGGQIPLARTAAPFDVVQAVTGLADTLDKVDTDQLAAAFTTLSETFADTPESVNASLVGLSRLSRTVAGRDAELRTLLDRARQVTAVLATRDDEFRALVTDGEALLTEVSRRRDAIHKLLVGTDELATQLSGLVSDNRAQLAPALHKLREVVAILQRNRDDLEKTIQRMGPFVTAFANVVGNGRWFDSYVSGLLQPYQPTGGR, encoded by the coding sequence GTGACACCGTTTCGGGAACGCAATCCGGTCATCGTCGGCACGCTCGGCCTGGCCCTGATCATCGCCGTGCTGCTGAGCGCCTTCCAGCTCGACCGGCTGGCCGACCTCACCGGACGCGGCTACCAGGCGGCTTTTCACGACGCCAGCGGCCTCGTCACCGGCAACGAGGTGCGGGTCGCCGGGGTGCGGGTCGGCAAGGTGACCGCCGTGGAACTCGCCCGCGACGGCGCGGCGTACGTGCGGGTCGGGTTCCGGGTGGACGACGACAGTGTGCGGCTCGGCACCGACACCGGCGCCACGATCAGGATCAAGACGGTGCTCGGCCAGAAGTACCTGGCACTCTCGCCGGCCGGGCCGGGTCGGCTGCGCGAGGGCGGGCAGATCCCCCTGGCCCGCACCGCGGCGCCGTTCGACGTGGTGCAGGCGGTCACCGGGCTCGCCGACACCCTCGACAAGGTCGACACCGACCAGCTCGCCGCCGCCTTCACCACCCTGTCCGAGACCTTCGCCGACACCCCCGAAAGCGTCAACGCGTCCCTGGTCGGCCTCTCCCGGCTCTCCCGGACCGTCGCCGGGCGTGACGCCGAACTGCGGACGCTGCTCGACCGCGCCCGCCAGGTGACCGCCGTGCTCGCCACCCGGGACGACGAGTTCCGGGCACTGGTCACCGACGGAGAAGCGCTGTTGACCGAGGTGAGCCGGCGTCGGGACGCCATCCACAAGCTGCTCGTCGGCACCGACGAACTCGCCACCCAGCTGTCCGGCCTGGTCAGCGACAACCGCGCCCAGCTCGCTCCCGCGCTGCACAAGCTTCGGGAGGTCGTCGCCATCCTGCAACGCAACCGGGACGACCTGGAGAAGACCATCCAGCGGATGGGGCCGTTCGTCACCGCGTTCGCCAACGTGGTGGGCAACGGCCGCTGGTTCGACTCGTACGTCTCCGGTCTGCTCCAGCCGTACCAGCCCACGGGAGGCCGCTGA
- a CDS encoding MCE family protein: MPGPIQRWRRPVAVTTTLLVAVAAGAVVLRDGTPPRRVVAHFTRAVGVYPGSDVRVLGVRVGEVVAVTPQGRTVQVTMSYDPAMTVPADAQALIVPPSVVSDRYVQLTPAYAGGAALADGAEIPLERTAAPMEIDDIYQALDDFNRTLGPEGANRDGALSDLVATGRANLEGNGQNLHDTLDGLSRALATLSDGRQDLFGSVANLQRFTTALARSDREVRAFNQQLADVAQQLAGERDELAAALRNLSTALADVTTFVRQNRDALTSNVAALADITGILVRQQQAVIDILDVAPLALNNLNLAYNPRSGTLDTRDNVMGPYDPAGFACSLIVDQLPGAQVPATCKALAQTLHSRGLPMTDQLRKLLKLPPGAPATGGSSPGKPPLSSPGAPILDQAPSGPGIPSDPTLGGILRGVS; this comes from the coding sequence ATGCCCGGTCCCATCCAGCGGTGGCGTCGGCCGGTCGCCGTCACCACCACCCTCCTGGTAGCCGTCGCCGCCGGCGCGGTCGTTCTCCGCGACGGCACGCCTCCGCGGCGGGTGGTGGCCCACTTCACCCGCGCCGTCGGCGTGTACCCCGGATCGGACGTCCGGGTGCTGGGCGTCCGCGTGGGCGAGGTGGTCGCCGTGACCCCGCAGGGCCGCACCGTCCAGGTGACCATGTCCTACGACCCCGCGATGACCGTTCCCGCCGACGCGCAGGCGCTCATCGTGCCGCCCAGCGTGGTCAGCGACCGCTACGTCCAACTCACTCCCGCCTACGCCGGCGGCGCCGCCCTGGCCGACGGGGCCGAGATCCCGCTGGAGCGGACCGCCGCTCCGATGGAGATCGACGACATCTACCAGGCGCTCGACGACTTCAACCGCACCCTCGGCCCGGAGGGTGCCAACCGCGACGGCGCCCTGTCCGACCTGGTCGCCACCGGCCGCGCCAACCTGGAGGGCAACGGCCAGAACCTGCACGACACCCTCGACGGCCTGTCCCGGGCACTGGCCACCCTCTCCGACGGGCGGCAGGACCTGTTCGGGTCGGTCGCCAACCTGCAGCGCTTCACCACAGCGCTGGCCCGCAGCGATCGGGAGGTGCGCGCCTTCAACCAGCAGTTGGCCGACGTCGCCCAACAACTGGCCGGGGAGCGCGACGAACTGGCCGCCGCGCTGCGCAACCTCTCCACCGCGCTGGCCGACGTGACCACATTCGTGCGGCAGAACCGCGACGCGTTGACCTCCAACGTCGCCGCGCTGGCGGACATCACAGGCATCCTGGTCCGCCAGCAACAGGCCGTCATCGACATCCTCGACGTCGCCCCGCTGGCCCTGAACAATCTCAACCTGGCCTACAACCCCCGGTCGGGCACCCTGGACACCCGCGACAACGTGATGGGTCCCTACGACCCCGCCGGTTTCGCCTGCTCACTGATAGTGGACCAGCTACCCGGGGCGCAGGTGCCCGCCACGTGCAAGGCACTCGCGCAGACCCTGCACTCGCGCGGACTGCCCATGACCGACCAGCTCCGCAAGCTCCTCAAACTGCCGCCCGGCGCCCCGGCGACCGGCGGGTCCTCACCGGGGAAGCCGCCCCTCAGTTCCCCCGGTGCGCCGATCCTCGACCAGGCGCCGAGCGGCCCCGGCATTCCCAGCGACCCCACCCTCGGCGGCATCCTGCGGGGCGTGTCATGA
- a CDS encoding MCE family protein yields MNARVLRTLACAIVVVMLPAGCGLPDLADLPLPGGAPKGDGYVVTAEFSDVLDLVPQAAVKVDDVTVGSVQKISLAGWTARVTLRIGADVHLPSNATAAVRQSSLLGEKYVTVAPPPTGAAAGRLADGDLIPLSRTARGAEVEEVLAALGLLLNGGGLAQLRTINQELGAALDGREPAVGDALDQLDTFIGGLDKQKADLVRALDALDRLSGRLDRQKQVLGDAVDSLAPGLTVLGAQRAQLTRALTALDRLGDVGTRVVNRSRDDTLADVRALQPILEQLTRAGDDLPKSLDFMLSYPFPPNVTGAIVGDFVNLSLTADLDSASILANLVAAAPAAPTRPRTPAKGATHGGAPAAGGAAPTVPRPGGGSRPLPDLPILKCLPDPLNFPATWTPPKDCLLPKGCVLLKPGSKVPIGGLILPKGLVPPGTVFPVGTELPSGTVLAAQCVLPLTGAVIGQIGTLPDLLSEGLQP; encoded by the coding sequence ATGAACGCACGGGTTCTGCGTACCCTGGCGTGCGCGATCGTGGTGGTGATGCTGCCGGCCGGGTGCGGCCTGCCCGACCTCGCCGACCTGCCGCTGCCCGGCGGCGCCCCGAAGGGCGACGGGTACGTCGTGACCGCCGAGTTCAGTGACGTGCTCGACCTGGTGCCGCAGGCCGCCGTGAAGGTCGACGACGTGACGGTCGGCAGCGTGCAGAAGATCTCCCTGGCAGGCTGGACCGCCCGGGTCACCCTGCGCATCGGCGCGGACGTCCACCTGCCGTCCAACGCGACGGCCGCCGTCCGGCAGAGCAGCCTGCTCGGCGAGAAGTACGTGACTGTCGCGCCGCCGCCCACCGGCGCCGCCGCCGGTCGACTCGCCGACGGTGACCTCATCCCCCTGTCGCGGACCGCTCGCGGCGCCGAGGTGGAGGAGGTCCTCGCCGCGCTCGGGCTGCTGCTCAACGGCGGTGGCCTGGCGCAGCTGAGGACCATCAACCAGGAGCTCGGTGCCGCGCTCGACGGACGCGAGCCCGCCGTCGGCGACGCGCTGGACCAACTGGACACGTTCATCGGCGGGCTGGACAAGCAGAAGGCCGACCTGGTCCGCGCACTCGACGCCCTGGACCGGCTCAGCGGACGGCTCGATCGCCAGAAGCAGGTGCTCGGCGACGCCGTGGACTCCCTCGCCCCGGGCCTGACCGTGCTGGGCGCGCAGCGCGCCCAACTGACCCGGGCGCTGACCGCCCTGGACCGGCTGGGCGACGTCGGCACCCGGGTCGTCAACCGGAGCCGCGACGACACGCTGGCCGACGTACGAGCGCTGCAACCGATCCTGGAGCAGCTGACACGCGCCGGGGACGATCTGCCGAAGTCGCTGGACTTCATGCTGTCCTACCCGTTCCCACCCAACGTCACAGGCGCGATCGTCGGCGACTTCGTCAACCTCTCCCTCACCGCCGACCTCGACTCGGCGTCGATCCTGGCGAACCTGGTCGCCGCTGCCCCCGCCGCGCCGACCCGTCCGCGCACACCGGCCAAGGGGGCCACCCACGGCGGGGCACCGGCGGCCGGTGGCGCCGCACCGACCGTGCCGCGGCCCGGCGGCGGGTCCCGCCCGCTGCCCGACCTGCCGATCCTCAAGTGCCTGCCCGACCCGCTCAACTTCCCCGCGACCTGGACGCCGCCGAAGGACTGTCTGCTACCGAAGGGCTGCGTCCTGCTCAAGCCCGGCTCGAAGGTGCCCATCGGCGGGCTGATCCTGCCGAAGGGCCTCGTGCCACCGGGCACGGTCTTTCCCGTCGGGACCGAACTGCCCTCCGGCACGGTCCTGGCGGCACAGTGCGTCCTGCCGCTGACCGGCGCGGTGATCGGGCAGATCGGCACCCTGCCGGACCTGCTGTCCGAAGGGTTGCAGCCATGA
- a CDS encoding MCE family protein: MIGRTAKVQVLAFLLVSVLGISYVGVRYVGLGDRLLGGSYVVHLDLARAGGIFPNAPVTYRGVPVGRVAAVALRGDGVRADLRLRRDVRIPDDLRAVVAHRSAVGEQYVDLRPERDSGPYLADGAVIPVERTGVPLAPEVLLSNLDALVRSVGPEDLRVLITELGAAFEGNELALARILDHGDALLTDATTRLPETLALINDGRTVLTTQAESAQALRRWAAGLAQLAATVRDADPDLRRLLAAGPPAGRELVALLRGLEPTVGALLGNLVTVNGIAARRLPGIEQLLVVYPIAVAGGFTVTPGDGTAHLGLVVNLNDPPSCVYGAGRTTCGAGERTAGASVRGAANAPRPGGREPAPDPGPSGSAPTGGAEPGGYDPATGLVLGSDGRPLQFGGTGGQARTAGDQSWKQLLLAGVTP, encoded by the coding sequence ATGATCGGACGTACCGCGAAGGTGCAGGTGCTGGCGTTCCTGCTGGTGAGCGTGCTCGGCATCAGCTACGTCGGCGTCCGCTACGTCGGGCTGGGCGACCGACTGCTCGGCGGAAGCTACGTCGTCCACCTGGACCTCGCCCGGGCCGGCGGCATCTTCCCCAACGCCCCGGTCACCTACCGGGGGGTGCCGGTCGGCCGGGTCGCCGCGGTCGCCCTGCGCGGTGACGGCGTCCGGGCCGACCTGCGGTTGCGGCGCGACGTCCGGATACCGGACGACCTGCGGGCCGTGGTGGCACACCGCTCCGCCGTCGGCGAGCAGTACGTGGACCTACGTCCGGAGCGCGACAGCGGGCCGTATCTCGCCGACGGCGCGGTGATCCCGGTCGAGCGGACAGGTGTCCCGCTCGCACCGGAGGTCCTGCTGAGCAACCTCGACGCCCTGGTGCGCTCCGTCGGGCCGGAGGACCTCCGCGTCCTGATCACCGAACTCGGCGCGGCGTTCGAGGGCAACGAGTTGGCGCTTGCCCGGATCCTGGACCACGGCGACGCGCTGCTGACCGATGCGACCACCCGCCTGCCGGAGACACTGGCGCTGATCAACGACGGGCGAACCGTGCTCACCACCCAGGCCGAGTCGGCGCAGGCGCTGCGCCGGTGGGCGGCGGGCCTGGCCCAGCTGGCGGCCACCGTCCGCGACGCCGACCCGGACCTGCGGCGGCTGCTCGCCGCCGGGCCTCCCGCAGGTCGGGAGCTCGTCGCGTTGCTGCGGGGGCTGGAACCGACCGTCGGCGCCCTGCTCGGCAACCTGGTGACCGTCAACGGCATCGCCGCCCGGCGGCTGCCCGGCATCGAGCAACTGCTGGTGGTGTACCCGATTGCCGTCGCCGGCGGGTTCACCGTCACCCCGGGCGACGGCACCGCCCACCTCGGCCTGGTCGTCAACCTCAACGATCCGCCGTCCTGCGTGTACGGGGCCGGCCGAACCACCTGCGGGGCGGGGGAGCGGACGGCCGGTGCCAGCGTGCGGGGCGCCGCCAACGCCCCCCGACCGGGTGGCCGGGAACCGGCTCCCGACCCGGGGCCGTCCGGGAGCGCCCCGACCGGCGGGGCCGAGCCCGGCGGGTACGACCCGGCGACCGGCCTGGTGCTCGGCTCGGACGGCCGGCCGTTGCAGTTCGGCGGGACCGGGGGCCAGGCCCGGACGGCCGGGGACCAGTCGTGGAAGCAGTTGCTGCTCGCCGGGGTGACGCCGTGA